AGATCTCAACACAGCATCTAGCTGGGGGGAGCAACCAGCCttgctcagctttgctgccagTGTGAACAACCCTCTGGTTTCCTCATTCTGCTGATTTTTCCCTGTTCTgaagagctcagctgctccaaagGTTCAGCCTGGTGATGGATGATggtctggaggtgctcagcagcACCCTTTGGCTTGAGTTGTGGATTCCTGTGCTTCTGCAGAGCAAGCTGCCCACATGGGGCACTCTGCCTCTGTGAGAGCATCAATTCTTTAGTGCTGCTTGCAAAGTGATCTGTGCTAAAATGGGTTTTCTAATTCTGTACTGGAAGAGAACTTCTGGCTCATCAACTGGAGGCAGATAGAGTCGGCAGAGATGACACAAAGGCCTGCACTAATTACTCCACGTGTCTCAAGAGCTGATTtatgcctgcagcagcctggtaaGTCCAGAAATAACAGATCCAGCATGATTTAATCAATCAGTGTAAGCCTGGTTGTGCTGTGATTTTGAATGAAGAGCTGTGGAGTGGGGCAGGGGTATGGAGgggggctgcagcctgctgctgttggccaggcactggcacaggctgcccagggaggtggtggagtcaccatccctggaggtgttcaagaaacatgtggacagggcacttcaggacatgatttagtggccatggtggtctaaggttgatggttggacttgatggtcttagaggtgttttccaggcaaaacaattctatgactctctgattctaagcCTTGATCTACCTACCAGTGGCCCAAACGAGGGACCATGTTCTGCAATCCTCCTGCAGTTGTCTCTCCTTGTATCTGGTGAGTTCTTGCACTCTTGAGCTTGGGAAACATGAGTGTGACCATGTGTGATGtagtgaagaaggaaaatggtGTGCAGATAGACAGCAAGAGTGGGCAGGAGCAAGAGCTGGCTCATGAGCTGGTGCATCCTACAAGTTCATGCTAAATAGGCACATCAGGAGGTTTAAGGCCTGAGGAGTTTCAGTTCAGGCTATCACCCTGCCTTGGTCCTCAGGGCTGGTGGTCACCCAGGCAGGTCTGTTCTGCACCTGTGCATGTGACAGGGGACACCTTTGGGTGGGAGTAAAGGCTCTGTCCACCCTGAGCTGAGGTTCTGCTGGCTGCAccttcaggctcctctgctgagCTTGCAGAGCCTTTGTGAATCTGTAAGGGGGAGAGGATTGCAACCTGGATCTCATTTTGGAAAGCTGCCAACCCCCAAAGAATGCAGAATTTCCACAAGGGGGTTTCACTCTAATAACTCATGCGCACCCTTCTCTGGGTTGCACTCAAGGGGGCAACCACGTCACCATCATGTTCTCTTCAGAGTGCTTTGCAtgctctgccttgctcaggCAAATGCCAGGCTGGCATTTACTGCTGATGCCAGAGCTCAGGCACAGCCTCTGGAGATGCTGTAGACGGTCACCCAAAGCTGAGATGCCCTCTCCTTTTGTACcccttgctctgctttgctgtctaCAAACAGATCCCCTTACAGAAGGTCTGTTTGACCTGTGGGGGTGACAGTGGTGGTAGAAAGCAACTTCTAGAGAGAAAAACATACTTTTTGTCTGGGTTAAAACAAacatctgctttgctttcttccttttggtGTATGAAGAGTCCTCACTCTCCAGTCCAAGCAGCTTGGATCAGGTATGAGGCAGGAATTGGCCCTGGGTGCTGGTTCTTGCtcctctcaccctgctctgtgGTCTCACATTAGTTATTTGATCTCTGAGCTTCCAAGCACCATGAGGCACAGTGACTCCAAAAAAATAATGTCTagatgtggcactctgggacatggtttagtgggcatggtggtgttgggttgattaTTGGACatcatgatcatagaatcatggaatggtagggctggaagggacctctggagatcatccagtccaatccccctgctaaagcaggacacccacagtgggttgcccaggatcaaaatgtccaggagggttttgaaattctccagagaaggagactccacagcctctgggcagcctgctccagcaccctcaaagtaaaggaGTTTCTCTTCAAGTTgaagtgaaacttcctgtgttccagtttgtactcattgtgccttgtcctaccactggtcACCattgagaagagcccagccccatcttcATGACCTCTACTGTTTAGctgttgatcagatcccctctcaggctgctcttctgcaggctaaagagtcccaggtctctcagcctctcttcttaAGACAGATGCTCTCATCCCCTAACCATCCTTGTGACACTCCTTTGGGCTCTCTCCACTACTTCCCtgtcctgaactggggagcccagaattgaaCTCAGAAGTGTTTTCCAATCTTCTTCTTGgagatctcagaggtcttttccaaccttaagtCTATGACTTTCCTTTTGGTGTCCAAGGAGGATATAGAGCCACAGCTCCTTGTACTTGGTCCTACCACACTGAACTGTTTTATCTATGCTGATTGAAGCAAGAAAGACTCAGCCTGACAAAAGGGGCAGTCAGAAGAGGATTGAACTTGgtttaatttctgaaaatacAGTTTATATTCACGTCCATACTGACATTCAGAACCAATAAACATACACAACAGCTGTCCTGGACTTGACAATCATCATCACTGACATCACAATGAAGTGGTTACATTACATCTGGTATGCAGTTTGGGTTGGACTGTGCAGGTGTTATGAAGACACTGAATCCTTCCAGCCACGTTTTCCTAGTCTTGCTTCCTTCTTAACTGTGTTTGAAGGATCCCTCAACTATAAATCTTCCCTATGGGTGAAGGACAGGAAACCAATGTCAATGGGCCTCACAGCACTCCGCAGCCATACACATTCCaagatcagtgctgggacctgtgctgtatGAAATTTCCTCTTAGGAAAGAGTGTTTTGCTTTTAAGGGATCCctcaaagatcccttccaaagaTCTCACCTGAGCTGGTTTCTGCTCCAAGCTGATCCCAGCAGCCACAAGCTCAGCTTTACAAGGTGGTTAAAAGAGGTTTGGTGGTGTTTAGTATCAGTAGAGTGGTTCAGAGCTGGCACTGTGTACCACAGATCAGCTCTCCAGAGTACAGAGCATGGTAGAACACATCTGACTGAGCCACACCACCATTAGAGCTTCACACAGCCCACTACAGGCCAGAACActttgagctgggaaagggaAGTGAGTAAAGTCTATGTACATTTCTTTGAGCTTGTGGGTCTCCAGATCTTTGTTTTGCTATGGATTCCTCTCTAATTGAAGTCCCCCAAGCTGTCCAGGTCTATGAGTGCTTTgcagcaccaaaccatgcccTCACACCTTGCTAGTCTGCATGTGTCCATTGAATTCAGTGTTCCTCTGGGTTAACATGGATTCCTGCAAGCGGCTGCTGTTCTCTTGCCTGTGTTCCATGGGGTCACCATCCTCCACCCCACTGCCCTTTCGGAGGCAAAGGACCTTCTGAAAGCTCTGCTTGAAGTTGTCAGAAAGAAATCCATAAAGGATAGGGTTGGCACAGCTGTTTGCATAGGACAGGACCACCACGAAGGAGTACACCCCAACCAGCACAGGGTCTTCTGGCAGTATGAATATCAAATTGACAATGTTCATCATGTAAAAGGGGAGCCAGCAAAACACAAAGACCACCACAATGATCACCACCATCCTGGTCACCTTCCGCTCCGACCTCCTGCGCCTCGTCGACCCGACTCGGATCCCCGAAGATTTGACTTTAATCACAATCAGCAGGTAGCAGAGACAGATGACCAGCAGAGGCCCAAAGAAGCCCAGCACTGAGGTGTAAATGATGAAGGCTGCTGACCAGATGTTGACAGGCTCCGGCCAGTTCATGTTGCAGGTCTGAAAGTCTTCCTGCACGTCCGCGAAGATGATGACTGGAAGCACCACCAAGAAGGAGAAGGTCCAGACGGTCAGACTGATGAACTTGGCCACCCTGGGGCGTCTCCACTTGGTGGATTTGATGGGATGAACGACCGCCAGGTAGCGGTCCATGCTCATCACAGTCAAGCAGAAAATGCTGGTGAACTGGTTGATGCCATCCGCAGCCATCACcagcctgcagaggaaggaGCCAAAAGGCCAATAGGAGATGGCGTTCTGGGTGGCCATGAAGGGCAAGCCTAGCATGAAGAGCACATCAGCCACAGCCAGGTTCAAGATGTAAATGTTGGTGACTGTTTTCATCTTGGCGTAGCGCAGCACCACGTAAATGACCAAGGCGTTGCCGCTGAGCCCGACCACGCACACCAGCAGGTAACAGATGGGCACCAGGACCTTGTTGATGTACTTGaaggcaggctgctctgagagtGTCCCATTCTCTGTCATgttgggcagcagggaggaattTGCTTCTCTGGAACCAGCTTCTGTGCTGAACGTGTTGGTGAAGTATAAAGGATCCATAAATTTGTGCCCCTTGGTTTTCCCTCACAAGGCTAAGAGAGGTTAAATTTCACAGGCATCTTGTTcctagaaagacaaaaaaataggggggaaagaaaaagaagaagaaaaagagacttTTCCAAGAAGACTAAATTTTACACATCATTTAATTTTCTATCTATAGTCAGAGAGTTGGTGTTTGAATTATGCTGCTAGCACatgtgaggagcaaaggaaCTGCACGATGAGAGAGCCCAAGTGCTTGTGTCCCAATAGCTGGAGGTatctctttcattttcacagGCTCCACACAATGGGGTCAAGGTTGGCAGGCTGCATCATGCATCCCACCAGGGGAGAGGGTGATGGGCATCATGCTTCACAACCTTCCTGCAGCAAAGGAGTCTGAGTGCCCTGCTCTGTGGACTGTTGTGGCCAAAACCTGCCGGTGACGAAGTCAGTCCTTTCTCTTCTGATGAGAAAAGTTAATTCATCCATGTCTCCTGTGCTACTTGGCCATCAAACTTCACCCTTcgaccttctcactctccagAACCTCTTTTGTGATATCAAGGAGCAGGAGGGGTAACACCCTCTGCTTGCACAGAACCCCACAAATACAAAACCCACTTTTCCTCCAAGTTTCTGTCTTAAAACTGATCCAGAAAATGTTAAAAGATAATTTTGAAAGACTCTGACCAAACAGTGTGCAAGAGTCAGACTGAAAGCAGAGCCCTGGCATCAGTGCCAAAAGCTTTAAAGTCCTACTTGGTTCAATTCTGCTGTCACTTAGCAGAAGGTGCCCGGAGAAGCTCAGGGACTGAACTCAGCCCCATCTCACCCCCATGCAAGCTCTGGGTGCTTTCGGAATCCAGAAGCAAAGATAGCTCATTGCTCTTCACATCCATAGCTCCACTGCAATGTTTCACAGGTCTTCCTGTTTACATAGAAACAGTCTGAGATCTTCAAATGCCACTTACTGCCTGGCAGAACCAATTGAGAAGCCCCAGGGAACAtcagcagctgtgtgggtgGGAAGCAAAATCTCTTCACAACAACCAACAGaaccccaaggaaaaaaaaaataaagaaaatcaaTGAGCTCCAGGAAGGAAAGGACCATGTCTGAGAacacttctccagcaggtcaagccATATGCATGTGGCTGTGAAGCCTGTCATGGAAAGGAACAAGCcatttcttttccatctctTGTGATTATTTTGTGCTTCTgaacccttctcttctccccctgAAGTGTCTAAGAAACACCTTTCTCCTGCAAGAAATCCCAACTGCAGTGGGCAGCTTCAGGGCATGGACAGCTGAAGAGACTTGGTGATAGAATACAGAATTActttggttggaggagaccttgaaggtcatcaagtGCAATGTTATTTGTTTAGACAGTCTGAAAAGGGTTCAAAATCTCCACTGTTGTTTCTGTGGCTTCCTTGATTCCCAGGAATATGTTTTTCATGGCCCAAGCAGGTGTTTACAAAGCTTTCTGCTATAAAAAGTTTAAAGCATCTGCTATGAGAAAGAGGAGATTCACAACACCAACCCAGCCCAAGATCTCTCCCAAGGCTAGCCAGCAGACTGTGGAGAAGGTGCTCCAGCAGAACATGCCCAGCAGCTTCTGTTCCCATCACCTGATGATTAAGCTTCCATAATAATCTTGGGGTAGGAATCTGGATTCCAACCCACCCAGCCCACATCACACCCAAGCCtttcaaacacaaacaaaattcTCTCTTCCCCAAGCAGGCAAAAGCCTTCATGCCTCCAGGAGGAaagcaaacacctccaggggctgTGCTTTCTCTTTGGGTGAGAAAAACTGCAGTGAGTGAGAGTCGAAGTGCCTCCAGCTACCAGTGGTAATCATAACTATGCTGTTCTGATTTGGAAATGCGCAGATGGGAGGTAGGTGTCTCACATGTAACTCCGTGGCTGGGAGGAGATGtaccacagaaagcagaaatccAGGGTGGCTGGGATGGTAAAGCTGAGCAAGCAGCCAGAGCTGAAACACCAAGGCTTGAAGATGCAGATGAGAAAGGGACAGGCAAGATCTGCAGGCTCTGAATATGTGGTGTTTGAGGTTAAAAGTTGCAGACATGGGCTTGCTGCAAGAGTTGCTGCAATCCTGGACAGCACACTGCAGGGAAAGGTCAActgagagcaggctgcctgtgaACAGAATCCTGGAgtcattgaattgttttggttggaaaagacctcgaagCTCATCGAGCCCAACTGTTGACCTTACACCACAATAAACAAGTAAGGCTGAACTTCCACCAGGCAAGACAAACTCCAAGCCTGGTAAAGAATAGACTTTGACATTCTGCTCTACCACTAGTTTTGAATTATAAGGTTGTACTGAACCTTGGATCATTCGTGGGGGAAATCTGGAAGAAGGCAAAGCAGCACCAcgctcacagaatcatagaatcacagaatgcagcaggttggaagggatccttaGAGGTCATCTTATTcaagctccctgcagtgagcagggacatctccaactcagggcctcatcaagtttgaccCTGGGGCCTCCCCCACATCTCTGGGCACCtggttccagtatttcactaccctcattgtgaaggGCTTCCTCCTCGAGtttaacctaaatctaccctgctttaGTATGATCTTTACTTCAATCTTCAGAGAATTGCATTTTCTTGCATCCCAGATGTTGTGTGACCCAAGTGGTCAGCCAGGACCTCTGAAGGGAAGAATAGGAAGGTGCTGGGATGGGGCAGTTGGTGTTTATAAACTCATCTTTATGGAACTGCATCTTTGGAAGCAACTATGGTGCTGACATTGGGAATGACCTTCTCCCCAGACTAGTTCAGCAACAGCCAGTCTGGGTCAAAAAGTAAAACAGTTGTTCTGGGACTGCAAAAATCAGAGGATAGGAAAAAGACTCAGTGCTGTCTCACAGCAGGGCAAGGTCAGGAAGTGCAGTCATGTGTGGCTCTCACCCCAGTGTTATATAAAATAAGGATGGACATAATTTTGTCTGAAGTTGCCTCCTTTTTACATCTTGGCAATCACTGACCACAGAACTGCACCCTGAGTTCTTCAAGGCTGTTGCTCCTTTCACCACATTTAGAGGTCAAGCCTTAGGAGAACCACAGAAaggttttggttgaaagagacccttaagatcattaagtccaaccattaacccagcactgccaggtcaccactaaaccacggccctcaacaccacatctacagggcTTCTAAAggcctccaggcatggggactccaccactgccctgggcagcctgttccaatcctttATGGCAAGAAGCACTGAGGAAGAGGAGTTAATTCTGTGGATAACCTACTGCATAAGATCTCTTCTTGACAAGGGTTTCAGGCTCTTCCAGTCATCCATTGCTGACATTTCTCATACACTCAAAAGGGTTTTTTCTGAGGGACCTTTGTATGTCTTCCATGGAGTGGGGCAACTTTTCCAGCCTCCTTCTACAGCAGCTGTGATggtctcctcctgctgctgggttgTCCTCAGGGGTCAGTGATGCCTCAGCACTTAGGCTCCTTCTTTGGTATTTTGGAGCTTCCTTCTTGGTTTTGAGTGAATACTAATCCTTACTCTCTGATGTTTGTTGTTCCATTTGATGACTTTTGCATCTTTCCCTTCCACAGCAGTGGACTGAGAAGGAAACACATTTGCTAAGGCTCTCGTGCAAAGCCTTGAGTCTCTTCACTGGGTGACAAGCTGCATGTTGGCAGCACCAGCAAGGAACTGCTGTCACCTGAATGTCTCCCATATACCAGCTGGGGATGCACTGTTCTTAAAGTCACTCAGAACTGAGCCCAGATCTCCAGAGTCCTCATTTTCAGTGCTTTATCCACTAAGCTATTGGAACCTCAGCTCCCTTGCCTTGTAGCCACTGGTATTTTGGGATTCATTCTGGCAtggcaacaacaaaacaacctgcACAGCTCCATAAGCATGTTTTGCTGGTTGTCTTTGATTGAGCttagatgttttttttccccccctccatcTAGCTTCTGTCTTGTCCCTCACCGGCACAATTTTGCCTGATTTTACAGTGCCACTTAAAGATCATGAACCTCAACAGAGGATAACTCAGTATAATTAAGGCATGCTGACTGATACCCTACACTCTTGTTTTGATATGCTTAATTAATGagttaatattaaaaaaaaaacacctctagAGAACTTCTTTCATCCAGGTCATTCTCCCTTTGGTGTTAGAGCTCTGAGACATCATATTGGTCTGCTCCATAAATTATGTGCTTTCTGCttaaaacacccaaaaaagGGGGCAAGCTAAGGAGCTAAAAGCACAGATCCAGAGTAATCACTGGTGTAATTCCAAGCCTGCATTGGACAGAGCAGTGCCCTGCATCCACTGCAGCTGAACATACCTGACTGCCCAAGAATACTGAGAGAAGAATTAACAGAGATCATGGagttgtttcagctggaaaagccctctaagatcatgcaGTCTGaccatcacccaacaccatcatggccactaaaccaccaACCAAAGGTGCCATTGCCACAtattgcttgaacacctccagggatggtgactccatgaAATAGTTgcggggtttgttttggtttggtttgttttctgaccCCAAGCACACTTCAAGCTTTGTTATGCTTAGAGATTACTCACTTTGGCTGCAGCTGGTCCTGTCACATAAACACTCCTGTAAACCACACGCTGGGTTTTGCTCCCAGGTAAGTTGATTTAAGCAACTTCAGCCCAAGGAGAGGGCAGAGCCCAATGTTTCCATGCTCACACCCAGGCAGATGTGCCTGGGGTTAAACTCCCACCACTGCAATGCTCCATCACTGATCAGAAGGGTTTGTaccaaaatgtttcttttccacACCTCTCTCTTCTGCAATCTGTTAACATCAGCTGATTTCAGGGATGTGGCAGATTCAAAGATAATTCAGGTGAGGAATATTTAACTGGAGGTTGTGTCTGCTCCTAAACTGAGGGACGGTTGAAGTACCCACAGATCCCTTTGGCTTGGGGACTCTTCTTCCAAGAGAGCCCCAGGTTGAAGGAACTCAGAAacagcttctcttgctgcaagaAGTGGAACAACTCCAGGAAAGGGATCTGTGGGGGAACCTCCCAAGGTGTGAGGTTTCTGTCTTGGGTACATCCCACACCAGTAGTGCAGATCCACTCTGGCCACCAAGTGACAAGGTCCCACCAGGAGATGGGATTCCCAACGCAAGCACTATCAGACTGATACCAGCACCCTAAGCACTGGCTGCCTGCTGTAACCTGCACATCTGCTCCTCCACAGAACTATAGAAGTCTCCGGTTCAGCCCAGCACAAACCTGCAAGTTCCAAACGcctgagccaggctgctctctccTTGCCCTCCAGTGCACAGGTCTGGACACGGGGAACAAGcggtgcccagctctgcaggtgctgggaGCCAGCGAGGCACACAGAGGCAAGGTGCTGCTCCGACGATGATTCCCCAGACTCCACTTTCACCTCCACCATCCACTTCTTGCCAATCACCCTGGAGCACATCCGACCCCCTGGGCTTCCCTGTTGTGTTTTATCAGAAAGCAGCACCGTCTGCCCAGCTCTGACCCCACCATGGCTTTCTGTGCCCTTATTCCACCAGGCTGGGGAGcatccagggctctgccacctttTGGGGACACGGTAGGGCTCAAGAAGGTGGTGTGTGGGGCTGTGTACCCTCAGTAGGTGTGTTTTCTCTCCCGTTCCAGCTTCAAAGCAATGCTGAGGATTGTGCTGTTTCAGTGCAGTGCTCAGGATTGTCCTGCTTTCCGCACCTCATCCTCGCTCCGCATCATCCCTCCAGCCAGGATGGGCtcactctgctctccagcaccaAAAACCGGGTGAGAAAAGCAAATTCGGGGGAAGCTGCAAATGGGACCGAGCTCCCTGAAGCCTCATCCATCCCAGACAGCCCTCGAATGGGAATGCGCTTTGCATAGCCGCATCCTACCCCATTCCCATCCTTCCCCACACTAATCCCTTTCggctcccccagcccctctcgCTGTTCCCCTATCGTCATGCAACGTTACCTGCCGCTCCAGGGTTTCCTCTCCTCCGGGTGGAGGGATGAACCGCCCCGCTCCGACTGCAGCCGCCTCCCCAAACCCCGTCCCCAGCCCGCCCCGGGCCGCTCCCCGAGCCGGGAGCGCACCCCGAGCTCCGCCGCTTCTCTCCGGCGGGCGGGGCGGACCGCAGCCGCTCCCCCGGGGAGAGGAGGGACACGGCTGCCGGTTTGGACACCGGGGGTGGTCACGGAGCAGCGGCAGGAGAGGCTACAGCCCGGAGGGGACAGCCtcgggaggggacagcctcggGCTACCCACTCTGCCGAAAGTTGCGCTGGAGGTGCCGGAGCAGCACCCTCCGAGCCTGGATACTCAGTCTCACCCCCTACACACCCCCCGCCATGCCAGCGTCCCCCTCCTCAAGCTCAGGGATGTCCTTACCTGTCTCTGGCCCCTCGCTGTGCTGGCGGTACcgctgctctgccccagccccctACACCCCAGTTTGAAGGTAGCCCCTTGCCAGGGGTGCAGCTGCTccggggaggggctgggagcaccCTCCGTGCGCCCACGGAGAGCAGATAGGGCTATCAGAGGAGACCTGCATTGCCTCGCCTGGTCTAGCTCCCTTGCAGCGCTGAGAAGTCCTTTTAAAGACTCCTTCGAGCTCGTTTGCAGCGAGCCCCCTCCCCAAGCCTGTCAGAGActcgc
This DNA window, taken from Indicator indicator isolate 239-I01 chromosome 22, UM_Iind_1.1, whole genome shotgun sequence, encodes the following:
- the SSTR5 gene encoding somatostatin receptor type 5, producing the protein MDPLYFTNTFSTEAGSREANSSLLPNMTENGTLSEQPAFKYINKVLVPICYLLVCVVGLSGNALVIYVVLRYAKMKTVTNIYILNLAVADVLFMLGLPFMATQNAISYWPFGSFLCRLVMAADGINQFTSIFCLTVMSMDRYLAVVHPIKSTKWRRPRVAKFISLTVWTFSFLVVLPVIIFADVQEDFQTCNMNWPEPVNIWSAAFIIYTSVLGFFGPLLVICLCYLLIVIKVKSSGIRVGSTRRRRSERKVTRMVVIIVVVFVFCWLPFYMMNIVNLIFILPEDPVLVGVYSFVVVLSYANSCANPILYGFLSDNFKQSFQKVLCLRKGSGVEDGDPMEHRQENSSRLQESMLTQRNTEFNGHMQTSKV